The following proteins are encoded in a genomic region of Sebastes fasciatus isolate fSebFas1 chromosome 12, fSebFas1.pri, whole genome shotgun sequence:
- the LOC141779381 gene encoding uncharacterized protein LOC141779381: protein MATASSFLSEDQFLCSICLDVFTEPVSIPCGHNYCKACITRHWEGREQCQCPLCNEKFDKGLKLRVNTGFREVVENYKEHQALADKNSPVEPGQVQCDICLSNKFKASKTCLVCLTSYCETHLEPHLRVAALKRHKLTNPVHNLENQICKKHNRMLELFCRNDQTCVCALCTEHSAHDTIPLEEACVDKRAQKGKKRAEVQEIKHKRGKRAQKTKMAAQTKRKGKAPLVWWIPHQFNRYNYVPGDLSKGRFYHEVQAEGSWGLRVGRESMRGMRTFIPTNENWLIRLGSDNLINSPHVTVHYFSISGPERVLVIVNYNDGSVAFFDADTMMLACTFTDCKFNDMIYLFYRPTEEDSLAQRLRMTVQRLKAWSELPDTILFFRCIATIFLFVLVICICLIGQFEGGSISIN, encoded by the coding sequence ATGGCCACAGCCTCCAGTTTCCTGTCTGAAGATCAGTTCCTGtgttccatctgtctggatgtctTCACTGAGCCTGTTTCTATTCCATGTGGACACAACTACTGCAAGGCCTGTATCACCAGGCACTGGGAGGGAAGAGAGCAGTGTCAGTGTCCACTGTGTAACGAGAAGTTCGACAAAGGGCTCAAACTTCGTGTCAACACCGGATTCAGGGAGGTCGTGGAGAATTACAAAGAGCATCAGGCGTTAGCCGACAAGAATTCCCCAGTCGAACCAGGACAGGTGCAGTGCGACATCTGCCTTAGCAACAAGTTCAAAGCCTCTAAAACCTGTTTGGTGTGTTTGACATCTTACTGTGAGACACACCTAGAGCCTCATCTGAGAGTTGCAGCCTTAAAGAGGCACAAACTGACCAATCCTGTGCATAACCTGGAAAACCAAATATGCAAGAAACACAACAGGATGTTGGAGCTCTTCTGCAGGAATGACCAGACGTGTGTTTGTGCCTTGTGTACGGAGCATAGCGCTCATGATACGATCCCTTTAGAGGAGGCGTGTGTAGACAAGAGGGCTCAGAAGGGGAAGAAAAGGGCGGAAGTACAGGAAATTAAACATAAGCGAGGAAAGAGGGCTCAGAAGACAAAAATGGCAGCGCAGACCAAGAGGAAAGGCAAAGCGCCTCTCGTTTGGTGGATTCCACACCAATTCAACAGATATAACTATGTTCCTGGGGACTTATCTAAAGGGAGATTCTACCATGAGGTTCAGGCTGAAGGGAGCTGGGGTTTAAGGGTAGGCAGAGAGTCGATGCGTGGGATGAGGACATTCATACCCACGAATGAAAACTGGCTCATAAGGTTGGGATCTGACAACCTTATCAACTCTCCACATGTCACTGTCCACTACTTCTCGATAAGTGGGCCTGAGAGAGTCCTTGTGATTGTAAACTACAACGATGGATCGGTGGCCTTCTTTGACGCAGACACTATGATGCTTGCTTGCACTTTCACCGACTGCAAATTCAACGACATGATTTATCTGTTCTACAGACCTACAGAGGAAGACAGCTTGGCTCAGAGACTGCGAATGACGGTTCAGAGGTTAAAAGCGTGGTCAGAACTTCCAGATACAATACTCTTCTTTCGTTGCATAGCCACTATCTTTCTCTTTGTATTagttatttgtatttgtttaattGGACAGTTTgaagggggatctattagcataaATTGA
- the LOC141779382 gene encoding CCN family member 3-like: MTNLSEIALFVFFTAQVFTLVWSQACPRRCQCPKEPPRCLPGVPLILDDCVCCLVCARQKGQVCSEMNPCDTRKGLQCEYSADIHKRTGICAAHGGNVCVLDGSVYQNGQTFFPSCKYQCMCRDGQIACVPHCNLDVMLPGPDCPTPRRVQVPGECCEKWVCEPQAETRALGGFAMAAYRQEETVSFDAWDPSLNCIEQTTEWGACSQTCGMGVSTRVTNKNRRCEMVKQSRLCMIRPCDEQQDQTQLTQLAQKRGSKCQRMVRSDTAIHLSYNNCTSVQAYKPRYCGSCTDGRCCTPHRTKTALVEFQCANGKTSRRPVMAILTCACHSHCPRDNAVWQPSELGYSGYRS, from the exons ATGACCAATCTGTCAGAGATAGCTCTTTTTGTCTTCTTTACAGCACAG GTGTTTACACTAGTCTGGTCCCAGGCGTGTCCTCGGAGATGCCAGTGTCCTAAGGAGCCCCCCAGGTGTCTCCCAGGGGTGCCTTTGATCCTGGATGACTGCGTCTGCTGCCTGGTGTGTGCCCGACAGAAAGGGCAGGTCTGCTCTGAAATGAACCCCTGTGACACACGGAAAGGGCTGCAGTGTGAATACTCCGCCGACATCCACAAGAGGACTGGTATCTGTGCCG CTCACggaggaaatgtgtgtgttttggacgGTTCTGTCTATCAGAACGGCCAGACCTTCTTCCCCAGCTGTAAGTACCAGTGTATGTGCCGTGACGGGCAGATTGCCTGTGTGCCACACTGCAACCTGGACGTCATGCTGCCCGGGCCGGACTGCCCCACGCCACGCAGGGTCCAGGTGCCCGGAGAGTGCTGCGAGAAGTGGGTGTGTGAGCCCCAAGCTGAGACCAGAGCACTGGGCGGCTTCGCCATGGCGG CCTATCGTCAAGAGGAAACAGTGAGCTTTGACGCATGGGACCCCAGCCTGAATTGCATTGAGCAGACCACAGAGTGGGGCGCCTGCTCTCAAACCTGCGGCATGGGGGTGTCCACCAGGGTCACCAACAAGAACCGCCGGTGTGAGATGGTGAAGCAGAGCCGACTGTGTATGATCAGACCCTGTGACGAGCAGCAGGACCAGACGCAGCTGACACAGCTTGCACAGAAG AGAGGCAGTAAGTGTCAGAGGATGGTGAGGAGCGACACAGCCATCCACCTCTCCTATAACAACTGCACAAGCGTCCAGGCCTACAAGCCTCGCTACTGTGGCTCCTGCACAGACGGCCGCTGCTGCACCCCCCACAGAACCAAGACCGCCCTGGTGGAGTTCCAGTGTGCCAACGGTAAAACCAGCAGGAGACCGGTCATGGCGATCCTGACCTGTGCCTGCCACAGCCACTGTCCCAGAGACAACGCCGTGTGGCAGCCATCAGAGCTGGGATACAGCGGTTATAGGTCATAA